In one window of Microbispora sp. ZYX-F-249 DNA:
- a CDS encoding NAD-dependent epimerase/dehydratase family protein: MRLLVLGGTTFVGRWVVTAAVERGWRVTTFTRGLAGWAHPAAEAVTGDRLRPAGLAPLAGGRWDAVVDTWAGAPRAVRDSARALAGRADRYLYVSSRAVYAPPTPAGLNEDWPTVEASADAGDIDYAPNKRGGEIAVERAFGDRAVLARAGLILGPYEDQGRLPHWLLRAARGGEMLAPGPADQPFRYVDVRDLVAWLLDAAEGGVRGPVNLVNPEGHATTRDLLESAVAVTGGRAEPVWVDPEAIEAGGVDRWTELPGWIPPGPEQAGLIRTDVGRALATGLRCRPVVETVADTWAWLTGSGELPASPPGIDPAKERAVIDAWRRSARGAR, translated from the coding sequence ATGCGGCTGCTGGTGCTGGGCGGCACGACGTTCGTCGGCCGGTGGGTGGTCACGGCCGCGGTGGAGCGCGGCTGGCGCGTCACCACGTTCACCCGCGGGCTGGCCGGATGGGCCCACCCCGCGGCGGAGGCGGTGACCGGTGACCGGCTGCGCCCGGCCGGCCTCGCCCCGCTCGCCGGCGGCCGGTGGGACGCCGTGGTGGACACCTGGGCCGGCGCGCCCCGGGCCGTGCGTGACAGCGCCCGCGCGCTGGCCGGGCGCGCGGACAGGTACCTGTACGTCTCCAGCAGGGCGGTGTACGCCCCTCCGACGCCGGCCGGTCTGAACGAGGACTGGCCCACGGTCGAGGCGTCGGCGGACGCCGGGGACATCGACTACGCCCCCAACAAGCGAGGCGGCGAGATCGCCGTGGAGCGGGCCTTCGGCGACCGCGCGGTGCTGGCCAGGGCCGGGCTGATCCTCGGGCCGTACGAGGACCAGGGACGGCTGCCGCACTGGTTGCTGCGCGCCGCGCGGGGCGGGGAGATGCTCGCACCTGGCCCGGCCGACCAGCCGTTCCGCTATGTGGACGTGCGGGACCTCGTGGCCTGGCTCCTCGACGCGGCCGAGGGCGGCGTGCGGGGCCCGGTCAACCTGGTCAACCCGGAGGGGCACGCCACGACCCGGGACCTGCTGGAGTCCGCGGTCGCCGTCACCGGCGGGCGCGCCGAGCCGGTCTGGGTGGATCCGGAGGCGATCGAGGCCGGCGGCGTCGACCGGTGGACGGAACTGCCGGGCTGGATCCCGCCCGGTCCCGAGCAGGCAGGGCTCATCCGGACCGACGTCGGCCGGGCCCTGGCGACCGGGCTGCGGTGCCGCCCGGTGGTGGAGACCGTCGCCGACACCTGGGCGTGGCTGACCGGCTCCGGCGAGCTCCCCGCGTCCCCGCCCGGAATCGACCCCGCCAAGGAGCGGGCCGTGATCGACGCCTGGCGGCGATCGGCGCGCGGGGCGCGATGA
- a CDS encoding lysophospholipid acyltransferase family protein, with protein sequence MLYPALKLVSVPVMHALWRPRTEGLEHVPAHGPAILASNHLSVLDSFFMPAVVPRMVRFVAKKEYFTGNPLVAAWMRSMGAMEIDRENVTAAQDMLDAAVEVLKAGELFGIYPEGTRSPDGRLYRGKVGVAWLTLTTGAPVVPVAMLGTEKVLPPGASVPRLHSIGVRFGEPLIFTGDAGNARDRRRVTDEVMAAIQRLSGQEYVSRYGASVKSAGETGV encoded by the coding sequence GTGCTCTACCCCGCCCTGAAGCTCGTCAGCGTCCCCGTCATGCACGCGCTGTGGCGGCCGCGGACGGAAGGACTCGAGCACGTCCCCGCGCACGGGCCCGCGATCCTCGCCTCCAACCACCTGTCCGTCCTCGACTCGTTCTTCATGCCGGCCGTGGTGCCGCGGATGGTGCGGTTCGTGGCGAAGAAGGAGTACTTCACCGGCAACCCCCTCGTGGCGGCGTGGATGCGCTCGATGGGGGCGATGGAGATCGACCGCGAGAACGTCACGGCCGCCCAGGACATGCTCGACGCCGCGGTGGAGGTGCTGAAGGCCGGCGAGTTGTTCGGCATCTATCCCGAGGGCACCCGCTCCCCCGACGGCCGCCTCTACCGGGGGAAGGTCGGCGTGGCCTGGCTCACCCTGACCACCGGCGCCCCGGTCGTGCCCGTCGCCATGCTGGGCACCGAGAAGGTGCTGCCGCCCGGCGCGTCGGTGCCGCGCCTGCACAGCATCGGCGTGCGGTTCGGAGAGCCGCTGATCTTCACCGGCGACGCGGGCAACGCCCGGGACCGCCGGCGGGTGACCGACGAGGTCATGGCCGCGATCCAGCGCCTGTCCGGCCAGGAGTACGTCTCCCGATACGGCGCCAGCGTCAAGAGCGCCGGGGAAACAGGAGTGTAA
- a CDS encoding DUF4865 family protein, translating to MQYDITLPADYDMTIIRERVATRGHALDDRPGLGLKAYLVRERGVAGSPVNQYAPFYLWNDAGRMGEFLVGGGGFQGIVADFGRPSVRHWTGLAVEAGPARGTAPRAASRRLVPLPASADLTEQVAAALAGLRELGGADGLHTAALAVDPHHWRLMTFALWEREAPGAHGDAEYYEVLHLSAPGLTSLPAGRTW from the coding sequence ATGCAGTACGACATCACTCTGCCCGCCGATTACGACATGACGATCATCCGGGAGAGGGTGGCCACCCGCGGCCACGCCCTCGACGACCGGCCGGGGCTCGGGCTCAAGGCCTACCTGGTCCGCGAGCGCGGCGTCGCCGGCTCCCCGGTCAACCAGTACGCGCCGTTCTACCTGTGGAACGACGCCGGGAGGATGGGCGAGTTCCTGGTCGGCGGGGGCGGCTTCCAGGGCATCGTGGCCGACTTCGGCCGCCCGTCCGTGCGGCACTGGACGGGGCTGGCCGTCGAGGCGGGCCCGGCCAGGGGGACCGCGCCCCGTGCGGCGTCGCGGCGGCTGGTCCCGCTGCCGGCCTCGGCCGACCTGACGGAGCAGGTGGCGGCCGCCCTGGCCGGACTGCGTGAGCTGGGCGGCGCCGACGGCCTGCACACCGCGGCCCTCGCCGTGGACCCGCACCACTGGCGGCTGATGACGTTCGCGCTGTGGGAGCGGGAGGCGCCGGGCGCTCACGGGGACGCCGAGTACTACGAGGTGCTGCACCTGTCCGCGCCCGGCCTCACGAGCCTGCCCGCGGGCCGGACCTGGTGA
- a CDS encoding class I SAM-dependent methyltransferase, translated as MQDDAGDAEDFVRAHTGLATVPYVPEIRLHVIAADATRGGSEDDRVYELWERAGRLPFWACPWAGGQALARHVLDHPEIVRGRTVLDLATGSGLVAVAAALAGAALVVANDVDPYALAAVSLNARANGVAVRVAGGDLLDGTPTQQVVLAGDVYYEEPLARRVTPFLSRAGGDVLIGAPDRACCYLPDGVFEPVGVHLVPAALEDAPSKRTTIYRISSTT; from the coding sequence GTGCAGGACGACGCCGGGGACGCCGAGGATTTCGTGCGCGCGCACACCGGGCTCGCGACCGTGCCGTACGTGCCGGAGATACGGCTTCATGTGATCGCCGCGGACGCCACGCGGGGCGGGAGCGAGGACGACCGCGTGTACGAGCTGTGGGAGCGCGCCGGGCGGCTGCCCTTCTGGGCCTGCCCCTGGGCCGGCGGACAGGCGCTGGCCCGCCACGTGCTCGACCATCCCGAGATCGTGCGGGGGCGCACCGTTCTCGACCTCGCCACCGGCTCGGGACTGGTCGCGGTCGCCGCGGCGCTGGCCGGAGCCGCCCTGGTGGTCGCCAACGACGTCGACCCGTACGCGCTGGCGGCCGTCAGCCTCAACGCCCGCGCCAACGGCGTCGCGGTGCGGGTCGCCGGGGGCGACCTGCTCGACGGGACGCCGACCCAGCAGGTCGTGCTGGCCGGGGACGTCTACTACGAGGAGCCGCTGGCCCGGCGGGTCACCCCGTTCCTGTCCCGCGCGGGCGGCGATGTCCTTATCGGGGCCCCCGACCGCGCCTGCTGCTATCTCCCGGACGGCGTGTTCGAGCCGGTCGGCGTGCATCTGGTGCCCGCCGCACTGGAGGACGCCCCCAGCAAACGGACGACCATATACCGAATTTCAAGCACAACGTGA
- a CDS encoding DUF3040 domain-containing protein — protein sequence MAWSQDEERMLAMIERHLTDEDPKLAARLESFNHRAERGRQGRASGRRPGRSTVIIAVSWLLIATLIATLLVMALRHDAAALPV from the coding sequence ATGGCCTGGTCGCAGGACGAAGAGCGGATGCTGGCGATGATCGAGCGGCACCTCACGGACGAGGATCCGAAGCTCGCGGCCAGGCTCGAGTCGTTCAACCACCGTGCGGAGCGTGGGCGGCAGGGGCGCGCCTCCGGCCGCCGGCCGGGCCGCTCGACCGTGATCATCGCGGTGAGCTGGCTGCTCATCGCGACGTTGATCGCGACCCTGCTGGTCATGGCACTGCGGCACGACGCCGCCGCTCTCCCCGTGTAG
- a CDS encoding Rv2578c family radical SAM protein, producing the protein MRWDGLRLETDEGGQREPTPLFARSAVTRTFDTPEFRGVTFYEIHARSIVNRVPSASRVPFEWTVNPYRGCTHACTYCFARRTHEYLDLDSGRDFDSKIVVKVNAPDLVRRELSAPRWRGQPIAMGTNVDCYQRAEGRYRLMPGILGALRDARNPFSILTKGSLILRDLDLLAEAAEVTDVSTAVSIGFTDESLWRAVEPGTPSPRKRLEVCAALNEHGVACGVLMAPILPYLSDSPRALETTVRRIAEAGATHVTPIVLHLRPGAREWFMAWLSREHPRLVPRYLELYGRGAYAPRAYQERIGETVRALAREHGVGRSAPRGARAAHRLGERPVRPPAPAATAEQLTLL; encoded by the coding sequence GTGCGATGGGACGGGCTGCGCCTCGAGACCGACGAAGGCGGACAGAGGGAGCCGACTCCTCTGTTCGCCCGGTCGGCCGTGACGAGGACCTTCGACACCCCCGAGTTCCGCGGCGTCACCTTCTACGAGATCCACGCGCGGTCGATCGTCAACCGGGTCCCCTCCGCGAGCCGGGTGCCGTTCGAGTGGACCGTCAACCCCTACCGCGGCTGCACCCACGCGTGCACGTACTGCTTCGCCCGCCGGACGCACGAATACCTCGACCTGGACTCCGGGCGGGACTTCGACTCGAAGATCGTGGTGAAGGTCAACGCCCCCGACCTCGTACGCAGGGAGCTTTCGGCGCCTCGATGGCGCGGGCAGCCCATCGCGATGGGGACCAACGTCGACTGCTACCAGCGGGCCGAGGGCCGCTACCGGCTGATGCCCGGCATCCTCGGCGCCCTGCGGGACGCCCGCAATCCGTTCTCGATCCTGACCAAGGGCTCGCTCATCCTGCGCGACCTCGACCTGCTCGCCGAGGCGGCCGAGGTGACCGACGTGAGCACGGCCGTCTCGATCGGGTTCACCGACGAGTCGCTGTGGCGGGCCGTCGAGCCCGGCACCCCCTCGCCGCGCAAGCGGCTGGAGGTGTGCGCCGCCCTCAACGAGCACGGCGTCGCGTGCGGCGTGCTGATGGCGCCGATCCTCCCCTATCTGTCCGACTCGCCGCGGGCGCTGGAGACCACCGTGCGCCGCATCGCCGAGGCCGGCGCCACGCACGTGACGCCGATCGTGCTCCACCTGCGGCCCGGCGCGCGCGAGTGGTTCATGGCCTGGCTGTCCCGCGAGCACCCCAGGCTCGTCCCCCGCTACCTGGAGCTGTACGGCAGGGGCGCCTACGCTCCCAGGGCGTACCAGGAACGGATCGGCGAGACCGTGCGGGCGCTCGCCCGCGAGCACGGCGTGGGCCGGTCGGCCCCACGCGGCGCTCGTGCCGCGCATCGGCTCGGCGAGCGGCCGGTCCGCCCGCCCGCACCGGCCGCGACCGCCGAGCAGCTCACGCTTCTGTGA
- a CDS encoding alpha/beta fold hydrolase, with the protein MTTYALVPGFWLGAWAWRDVAAALRETGHEAYPLTLTGLADRAHLASPALDLDTHIRDITGLIEAEDLHDVVLVGHSGSGAAVTGAAARAAGRVSRVVYVESGPVPDGMAQIDLTGREFVEKRVEDGWRYPLLSWDELEESGASLDGLGERERALMASRATGQPLGTITQPLALGADAAAFAALPKTLVSCSFPLAQVKELIAAGHPFFASLGGPEWELRELPTGHWPMLSRPADLAAVLAQVS; encoded by the coding sequence ATGACGACTTACGCACTGGTTCCCGGATTCTGGCTCGGCGCGTGGGCGTGGCGGGACGTGGCCGCCGCACTCCGCGAAACGGGTCACGAGGCATATCCCCTGACCCTCACCGGCCTGGCCGACCGCGCCCACCTCGCCTCCCCCGCCCTGGATCTGGACACCCACATCCGCGACATCACCGGCCTGATCGAGGCTGAGGACCTGCACGACGTCGTGCTCGTCGGGCACAGCGGCAGCGGCGCCGCGGTCACCGGAGCGGCCGCCCGCGCGGCCGGCCGCGTGAGCCGGGTCGTGTACGTCGAGAGCGGCCCGGTGCCGGACGGCATGGCCCAGATCGACCTCACGGGGCGGGAGTTCGTCGAGAAGCGCGTCGAGGACGGCTGGCGCTATCCCCTGCTCTCCTGGGACGAACTGGAGGAGTCGGGCGCGAGCCTCGACGGGCTGGGCGAGCGGGAGCGGGCGCTGATGGCCTCCCGGGCCACCGGCCAGCCGCTCGGCACGATCACCCAGCCCCTCGCTCTCGGCGCGGACGCCGCCGCGTTCGCCGCGCTGCCGAAGACGCTCGTGAGCTGCTCGTTCCCGCTCGCGCAGGTCAAGGAGCTGATCGCGGCCGGGCATCCGTTCTTCGCGTCCCTCGGCGGGCCGGAGTGGGAGCTGCGTGAGCTGCCGACCGGTCATTGGCCGATGCTG
- a CDS encoding helix-turn-helix transcriptional regulator has product MSTNRVLAFLELLQARPGLTGPELAERLEVDVRSVRRYVRRLEDLGIPVQAERGRYGGYRLMPGYRLPPLMLTGDEAVAVVLGLLAGRRAGLTVGEGAAESALAKIRRVLPDALRGRVGAVEDMVGLTSRSARSAAAARPSGATLLTLADAARRRRRVRLTYRSYRCESSERTVDPYGLVFHSGRWYLTGHDHRRGEVRTFRLDRMGQVAATEEEFPAPGEFDPVAHVMESLAGVPYRYEIEVVLATTMEEARRRIPPTVAALAPVDGGVRMTGRAERLDGMAQVLAGLGVPFTVVAPPELREEVRALARRLHEWAGRPPDAGHPR; this is encoded by the coding sequence ATGTCGACCAATCGCGTTCTCGCCTTCCTGGAGTTGCTGCAGGCCCGGCCCGGGCTCACCGGTCCCGAGCTCGCCGAGCGCTTGGAGGTGGACGTGCGCAGCGTGCGCCGCTACGTGCGCAGGCTGGAGGACCTCGGCATCCCCGTGCAGGCCGAGCGGGGGCGGTACGGCGGCTACCGGCTGATGCCGGGATACCGGCTGCCGCCGCTCATGCTGACCGGCGACGAGGCCGTCGCCGTGGTGCTCGGGCTGCTCGCGGGCCGCCGGGCGGGCCTGACGGTGGGCGAGGGGGCGGCCGAGAGCGCGCTCGCGAAGATCCGGCGCGTGCTGCCCGACGCCCTGCGCGGCAGGGTCGGCGCGGTCGAGGACATGGTCGGCCTGACCTCCCGGTCCGCCCGATCCGCCGCGGCCGCCAGGCCGAGCGGGGCGACGCTGCTGACGCTCGCCGATGCCGCCCGCCGTCGTCGCCGCGTACGGCTGACCTACCGGTCGTACCGGTGCGAAAGCAGCGAGCGGACGGTCGATCCCTACGGGCTGGTGTTCCACTCGGGCCGGTGGTACCTGACCGGCCACGACCACCGCAGGGGCGAGGTGCGGACGTTCCGGCTCGACCGGATGGGCCAGGTCGCGGCGACGGAGGAGGAGTTTCCCGCGCCGGGGGAGTTCGACCCGGTCGCCCACGTGATGGAGTCGCTGGCGGGCGTTCCGTACCGGTATGAGATCGAGGTCGTGCTGGCCACGACCATGGAGGAGGCGCGGCGGCGGATCCCGCCGACGGTGGCCGCGCTCGCCCCCGTGGACGGCGGCGTCCGGATGACCGGCCGCGCCGAACGCCTGGACGGAATGGCGCAGGTGCTGGCCGGCCTCGGCGTGCCGTTCACCGTGGTGGCGCCGCCGGAACTACGCGAGGAGGTGCGCGCCCTCGCCCGCCGCCTGCATGAGTGGGCCGGTCGGCCCCCGGACGCCGGCCACCCACGGTGA
- a CDS encoding penicillin-binding transpeptidase domain-containing protein, translating to MPRGRTVAISAAVAVVLAGAAAGGAYYVLHTRGTPQETAARFTAAWARGDLAAMKAELAAPAPGFDAAYAELTKNLAVARLAVRDVRAGAAEDDRATASYTATATVKNVGDWTYKGSLKLVVKDHYWKVDWSPAAVHPALDGTNHLALKTSWPQRAAITGADGGRIDGGDVGGSVQQLVGFLDKATDKDVEKLGAAYKKGDAVGRGGLQETFQKQLAGTPTTEIQVVGESRETLHTVEGSPGKDLRTSLDLKVQGAAADAVRDLDKPASLVAVRPSTGEILAVVNNKGGFNRALDGRYPPGSTFKTVTAAGLLAEGLTPSSRVTCPEEAVVGGLKIRNSDHEAFGSLSFLDSYAHSCNTTFAPLTATKLSAAKLYDLATGLGFNQPLRIGVPATAGSMPKATSDADLAAESFGQGRITASPLVMATVAAAVADGSWRPPTLVPSLKQKTAPRELPGNVVTGLRSMMKAVVTKGTAHAAGLPAGTAGKTGTAEFGTGPKLDSHAWFIGYRGDVAFAVVVEAGGMGGGVAAPVAARFLKGLS from the coding sequence GTGCCGCGAGGACGTACTGTCGCGATCTCGGCCGCCGTGGCCGTCGTGCTGGCGGGGGCTGCCGCCGGCGGCGCCTATTACGTGCTGCACACGCGCGGCACTCCGCAGGAGACCGCCGCGCGGTTCACCGCGGCCTGGGCGCGGGGCGACCTCGCGGCGATGAAGGCCGAGCTCGCCGCTCCCGCCCCCGGCTTCGACGCGGCGTACGCCGAGCTCACCAAGAATCTCGCGGTGGCGAGGCTCGCCGTCCGCGACGTGCGGGCCGGCGCGGCCGAGGACGACAGGGCGACCGCGTCCTACACCGCCACGGCCACCGTGAAGAACGTCGGCGACTGGACCTACAAGGGCTCGCTGAAGCTGGTGGTCAAGGACCACTACTGGAAGGTCGACTGGTCGCCGGCCGCCGTCCACCCCGCGCTCGACGGGACCAACCACCTGGCGCTCAAGACGTCGTGGCCGCAGCGGGCCGCGATCACCGGCGCGGACGGCGGCCGCATCGACGGCGGCGACGTGGGCGGCTCGGTGCAGCAGCTGGTCGGCTTCCTGGACAAGGCGACGGACAAGGACGTCGAGAAGCTGGGCGCCGCCTACAAGAAGGGCGACGCCGTGGGCCGCGGCGGTCTGCAGGAGACGTTCCAGAAGCAGCTCGCCGGCACCCCCACCACCGAGATCCAGGTGGTGGGCGAGAGCCGCGAGACCCTGCACACCGTCGAGGGCTCCCCCGGCAAGGACCTGCGGACCAGCCTCGACCTGAAGGTGCAGGGCGCCGCCGCCGACGCGGTGCGCGACCTGGACAAGCCCGCATCCCTCGTCGCCGTCAGGCCCTCGACGGGCGAGATCCTCGCCGTGGTGAACAACAAGGGCGGGTTCAACCGCGCACTGGACGGCAGGTATCCGCCGGGGTCCACGTTCAAGACGGTCACCGCCGCCGGGCTGCTGGCCGAGGGACTGACCCCGTCGAGCCGGGTGACCTGCCCGGAGGAGGCGGTCGTCGGCGGATTGAAGATCCGCAACTCCGACCACGAGGCGTTCGGGTCGCTGTCGTTCCTCGACTCCTACGCCCACTCCTGCAACACCACCTTCGCCCCGCTCACCGCGACCAAGCTGAGCGCGGCCAAGCTGTACGACCTGGCCACCGGCCTGGGCTTCAACCAGCCGCTGCGCATCGGCGTCCCGGCGACCGCCGGCAGCATGCCGAAGGCCACCAGCGACGCCGACCTGGCCGCGGAGTCGTTCGGGCAGGGCAGGATCACCGCCAGTCCCCTGGTGATGGCGACCGTGGCCGCGGCGGTGGCCGACGGCTCCTGGCGGCCGCCCACACTGGTGCCCTCGCTGAAGCAGAAGACCGCTCCCAGGGAACTGCCGGGCAACGTCGTCACGGGCCTGCGGTCGATGATGAAAGCGGTCGTCACCAAGGGCACCGCCCACGCCGCCGGGCTGCCCGCGGGGACGGCGGGCAAGACCGGGACCGCGGAGTTCGGCACCGGGCCGAAGCTCGACTCGCACGCCTGGTTCATCGGCTATCGCGGCGACGTGGCCTTCGCCGTCGTCGTGGAGGCCGGCGGCATGGGCGGCGGCGTGGCCGCGCCGGTCGCCGCGCGATTCCTCAAGGGCCTGTCGTGA
- a CDS encoding GNAT family N-acetyltransferase — MTNSIKTARLVLRRWREEDKEPFAALNADPVVMEHFPATLSRAESDALAERADAGFDEHGFGWWAVEADGEFIGFTGLQVPRFTAHFTPCVEIGWRLARSAWGHGYASEAARASLEDGFGRLGLTEIVSFTAVPNVRSQAVMRRIGMTHDPAGDFDHPVLPEGHPLRRHVLYRIRRQG, encoded by the coding sequence GTGACGAATTCGATCAAGACTGCGCGCCTGGTGCTGCGGCGGTGGCGCGAGGAGGACAAGGAGCCGTTCGCGGCGCTGAACGCCGATCCGGTCGTCATGGAGCACTTCCCGGCCACGCTGTCCCGTGCGGAGAGCGACGCGCTCGCCGAGCGCGCCGACGCCGGGTTCGACGAGCACGGGTTCGGCTGGTGGGCGGTCGAGGCGGACGGGGAGTTCATCGGCTTCACCGGACTGCAGGTTCCGAGGTTCACCGCGCACTTCACGCCGTGCGTGGAGATCGGCTGGCGGCTCGCCCGCTCCGCCTGGGGGCACGGGTACGCCTCGGAGGCGGCACGGGCGTCGCTGGAGGACGGGTTCGGCCGCCTCGGCCTGACCGAGATCGTCTCGTTCACGGCGGTGCCGAACGTCCGCTCGCAGGCCGTGATGCGGAGGATCGGGATGACCCACGACCCCGCGGGGGACTTCGACCACCCGGTGCTCCCCGAGGGCCACCCGCTGCGCCGGCACGTCCTGTACCGCATCCGCAGGCAGGGGTGA
- a CDS encoding TetR/AcrR family transcriptional regulator — protein sequence MSASDRLIESTRELLWERGYVGTSPRAIQQRAGAGQGSMYHHFSGKPDLALAAIGRTAEEMRAGVEEILGGPGTAVERVSAYLRREREVLRGCPIGRLTQDPEVMADPALRRPVEETFGWLRDRLAAVLAEGRDRGEFDACLDPARTAATVVAVLQGGYVLARAAGSPEPFHEAADGVLALLSRA from the coding sequence ATGAGCGCATCGGACCGCCTGATCGAGAGCACCCGCGAACTGCTGTGGGAGCGCGGCTACGTCGGGACCAGCCCGCGGGCCATACAGCAGAGGGCGGGGGCCGGGCAGGGCAGCATGTACCACCACTTTTCCGGCAAACCAGACCTCGCGCTGGCCGCGATCGGCCGTACGGCGGAGGAGATGCGCGCCGGGGTGGAGGAGATCCTGGGCGGCCCGGGCACGGCCGTCGAGCGGGTGTCGGCCTACCTGCGGCGCGAGCGGGAGGTGTTGCGGGGCTGCCCGATCGGCCGGCTCACCCAGGACCCCGAGGTCATGGCCGATCCGGCGCTGCGGCGGCCGGTGGAGGAGACGTTCGGGTGGCTGCGCGACCGGCTCGCGGCGGTGCTGGCCGAGGGGCGCGACCGGGGCGAGTTCGACGCGTGCCTCGATCCGGCGCGGACCGCCGCGACGGTCGTGGCGGTGCTGCAGGGCGGCTACGTCCTGGCCCGCGCGGCCGGTTCGCCCGAGCCGTTCCATGAGGCCGCCGACGGTGTGCTCGCCCTGTTGTCCCGCGCCTGA
- a CDS encoding glycosyltransferase family 4 protein, whose protein sequence is MVVRALEARDRQRARSAPPPDGHEIRILLLHANGMGGTIRTVFNLAGYLARTHDVEIVSVVREREEPFLPVPPGVRVRYLDDRLPRRKGLLSRFPSRLVPKDEAAHHWFTLRTDLKLVRYIRSRRRGILIGTRPGLNLIAARFAPPEIITVAQEHGNLSSHQPLVRKQITRRYGRHDAVVTLTQADLRTYERSFEKARKERPAVLAQVPNATPRLDGGVSPLTAKTVVTVGRLTWGKGYDLLIRAWAHVAERHPDWTLRIYGGGPRQEKLQASIDKRGLSDRVFLEGPAEDVGAVLADASMFVMSSRHEGMPMVILEAMSKGLPVVSYDCPTGPKEMITHGHDGLLVKPEKIHAMADAICTVIEDEDLRRRMGANALETAARYDLDVIGARWEDLLSGLVARRRGLPPGGPLADGPARAGDHDAGERPGSLDAAALDVARARSGPAAPLGQNA, encoded by the coding sequence GTGGTGGTACGGGCGCTGGAGGCCCGCGACCGGCAGCGTGCCCGGTCGGCGCCGCCGCCCGACGGCCACGAGATCCGCATCCTGCTGCTGCACGCCAACGGCATGGGCGGCACGATCCGCACGGTCTTCAACCTCGCCGGGTATCTGGCGCGCACACACGATGTCGAGATCGTGAGCGTCGTGCGGGAACGTGAGGAGCCCTTCCTCCCCGTTCCTCCCGGAGTGCGTGTCCGCTACCTCGACGACCGGCTGCCTCGCCGCAAGGGCCTGCTGTCGCGGTTCCCGAGCAGGCTGGTGCCGAAGGACGAGGCGGCCCACCACTGGTTCACCCTGCGCACCGACCTCAAACTGGTCCGCTACATCCGCTCCCGCCGCCGCGGCATCCTCATCGGGACCCGGCCCGGCCTGAACCTGATCGCCGCGCGCTTCGCGCCCCCGGAGATCATCACGGTCGCGCAGGAGCACGGGAACCTGTCCTCGCACCAGCCGCTGGTGCGCAAGCAGATCACCCGCAGGTACGGCAGGCACGACGCGGTCGTCACCCTCACGCAGGCCGACCTGCGCACCTACGAGCGGTCCTTCGAGAAGGCACGCAAGGAGCGGCCCGCCGTGCTCGCGCAGGTGCCCAACGCGACGCCCCGCCTGGACGGCGGCGTGTCACCGCTCACCGCGAAGACCGTCGTCACGGTGGGCCGGCTCACCTGGGGCAAGGGCTACGACCTGCTCATCCGCGCGTGGGCCCACGTGGCGGAGCGGCACCCGGACTGGACGCTTCGCATCTACGGCGGCGGCCCCCGGCAGGAGAAGCTCCAGGCGTCGATCGACAAGCGCGGGCTGTCCGATCGGGTGTTCCTCGAGGGCCCGGCCGAGGACGTCGGCGCCGTCCTCGCGGACGCCTCGATGTTCGTGATGAGCTCCCGCCACGAGGGCATGCCGATGGTCATCCTGGAGGCCATGAGCAAGGGCCTGCCCGTCGTCAGCTACGACTGCCCGACCGGTCCCAAGGAGATGATCACCCACGGTCACGACGGCCTGCTGGTGAAGCCGGAGAAGATCCACGCGATGGCCGACGCCATCTGCACGGTCATCGAGGACGAGGACCTGCGCCGCCGGATGGGCGCCAACGCGCTGGAGACGGCGGCGCGCTACGACCTCGACGTCATCGGGGCGCGGTGGGAGGACCTGCTGTCCGGACTGGTGGCCCGGCGGCGCGGTCTGCCGCCCGGCGGCCCGCTCGCGGACGGGCCGGCCCGGGCCGGCGACCACGACGCCGGGGAACGGCCGGGTTCTCTCGACGCCGCCGCGCTGGACGTCGCCCGGGCCCGGAGCGGGCCGGCGGCGCCCCTCGGCCAGAACGCGTGA